The following is a genomic window from Clostridium fungisolvens.
GATATTTTAAAGACAGGATAATAAATATCCATCCTTCTCTTATTCCAGCATTTTCAGGAGCTGGAATGTATGGGATAAAAGTTCATCAGGCTGCTATTAAAAAAGGAGTTAGATTTTCAGGCTGCACAGTACATTTTGTAAATGAAGAGGTTGATGGGGGAGAGATACTTCTTCAAGAGGTGGTTAAAGTTCATGAAGAGGATGAACCAAAAACACTTCAAGAGAGAATTCTTGTAAAAGAGCATGAGATTTTACCTAAAGCTATAAAGCTTATAAGTGAAGGAAAAGTTATAATAAAAGATGGAAAAACTTTTATTACTGAATAGTTCCAATCCTAAGGAGGTTTTTTAATGATAAAAAGAGCTTTGTTAAGCGTATATGATAAAAGTGGCATACTTGATTTTGCTAAGTTTCTTGTTAGTAAGGATGTAGAGTTAATATCCTCTGGCGGTACTTACAAATATCTTCTAGAAAATGGTGTAGCTGTTAAGGAAATAGCTGAGATTACAAAAGCGCCTGAGATGCTTGATGGAAGAGTTAAGACCCTTCATCCAGTGATTCATGGAGGAATTTTAGCTATAAGAGACAACGCAGAACATATGAACACTATAAAAGAAAGAGGAATAGATACTATAGATTTAGTAGTTGTTAACTTATATCCTTTCTTTGAAAAAGTAAAAGAAGATTTGAGCTTTGAAGAAAAGGTTGAATTTATAGATATCGGTGGTCCTACAATGCTTAGAGCAGCAGCTAAAAACTTTAAAGATGTTGTAGTTATAAGCAATATAGAGGATTATAGCAAGGTTCAAGAAGAAATTGAGCAAAGTGAAGA
Proteins encoded in this region:
- the purN gene encoding phosphoribosylglycinamide formyltransferase, whose product is MFRIAVLVSGGGSNLGSIIDSIEKGYLNCSIEAVISDKKDAFALTRAKEKNIPAYVVDKKEFGSESSNKILELLRDKVDLVVLAGYLSILNGELLRYFKDRIINIHPSLIPAFSGAGMYGIKVHQAAIKKGVRFSGCTVHFVNEEVDGGEILLQEVVKVHEEDEPKTLQERILVKEHEILPKAIKLISEGKVIIKDGKTFITE